The Thermodesulfobacteriota bacterium genome has a window encoding:
- a CDS encoding Gfo/Idh/MocA family oxidoreductase, whose protein sequence is MKKPKKKLRIGVVGTGYLGKFHAEKYARMDDVELVGIADINQTQAEKIAKKYSTKAYTSHRNILDKVDAVSIVVPTPVHFEVSRDFLKHDVDVLIEKPITTTIKEADELIGFAESKGLIIQVGHLERFNPAVIALRDYITRPMFIESHRLSTFKERAADVSVVLDLMIHDIDIISNLVRSGIKSIHAAGTPVISGHVDIANTRMEFENGCVANVTASRISTRDERKIRLFQKDAYISVDFANRQITIVKKNDKDKRGIIPGMDINKRCFNQGDALDDELKAFVKAVKKRESPEVTGQVGRDALKIALDIMQQIQNRNQKLAHSL, encoded by the coding sequence ATGAAAAAACCGAAAAAAAAGTTGCGTATCGGTGTTGTGGGGACAGGATATCTGGGCAAATTCCATGCTGAAAAATATGCTCGCATGGATGATGTTGAGCTTGTAGGAATAGCAGATATCAACCAGACACAGGCAGAAAAGATAGCAAAAAAATATTCTACAAAAGCATATACAAGCCATAGAAATATTTTAGACAAAGTAGATGCCGTCAGCATCGTTGTACCCACACCGGTTCATTTTGAAGTCAGTCGTGATTTTTTAAAACATGATGTGGATGTTTTAATTGAAAAACCGATCACAACCACAATCAAAGAGGCGGATGAATTGATTGGGTTTGCTGAATCAAAGGGACTTATTATCCAGGTCGGGCATCTTGAACGATTTAATCCCGCAGTGATTGCCTTACGGGATTATATAACCAGACCGATGTTTATAGAGTCTCACCGGTTGAGTACATTTAAAGAACGTGCTGCAGACGTCAGTGTGGTTTTAGACCTTATGATCCATGACATTGATATTATATCTAATTTGGTCAGGTCCGGAATAAAGAGTATTCATGCCGCGGGAACTCCTGTGATCTCCGGGCATGTAGACATTGCCAATACACGTATGGAGTTTGAAAACGGATGTGTGGCCAATGTAACTGCCAGCAGAATTTCAACTAGGGACGAAAGAAAAATCAGGCTGTTTCAAAAGGATGCTTATATTTCAGTTGATTTTGCAAATCGCCAAATTACCATTGTGAAGAAAAATGATAAAGATAAGCGCGGCATTATACCCGGAATGGATATAAATAAACGTTGTTTTAATCAGGGAGATGCTTTAGACGATGAACTAAAAGCCTTTGTAAAAGCAGTGAAAAAGCGTGAATCTCCTGAAGTGACCGGACAGGTGGGGCGAGATGCTTTAAAGATTGCGTTGGATATTATGCAACAAATTCAAAACAGAAATCAAAAACTTGCCCACTCACTATGA
- the lpxB gene encoding lipid-A-disaccharide synthase: MGAYQKQKCVMIIAGEASGDLHGSKLVLAMREKNNELFFCGIGGQALREAGVKIIVDASLLSVVGISEVFSKMPGLFRGMSAAKKLIKSLKPDLLIIIDFPDFNLHVAAAAKKTGIPVLYYISPQLWAWRPGRVKKIKKLVDHVAVILPFEEDFYKAHQVRVSFVGHPLLDTHVAAEESLTAANTEDIPVVGLLPGSRDREIARLLPVMLQSARILLKRDNRIKFIISAALSVKRKFVETIVEQHRGNYDFEVVSQPVERVLTRCRLAVVASGTATLETAIYGVPMIIIYRISPLTYWLGRMLVRSRVKYFGLVNLIADREISPELLQGEASPEKIADMAFEILNDASRLGKMKSDLLALKDMLGGPGASLRVANIALNMLEKSETNAENKRQT; the protein is encoded by the coding sequence ATGGGCGCTTACCAAAAACAGAAATGTGTGATGATCATAGCCGGCGAAGCTTCCGGCGATCTTCACGGGTCAAAACTTGTTCTTGCCATGCGTGAGAAAAACAACGAGTTGTTTTTTTGCGGAATTGGCGGCCAGGCTCTGCGAGAAGCAGGTGTCAAAATTATAGTAGATGCCTCTCTGCTATCGGTGGTAGGAATATCCGAGGTTTTTTCCAAAATGCCGGGTCTCTTTCGAGGCATGTCGGCTGCAAAAAAACTGATTAAAAGTCTAAAACCCGATCTTCTTATCATTATAGATTTTCCCGATTTTAACCTTCATGTTGCTGCGGCAGCAAAAAAGACAGGTATCCCAGTTTTGTATTATATCAGCCCACAGCTCTGGGCATGGAGGCCGGGTCGGGTTAAAAAAATTAAGAAGCTTGTCGATCATGTTGCGGTTATCCTTCCCTTTGAAGAAGATTTTTATAAAGCACATCAAGTCAGAGTTTCTTTTGTGGGGCATCCCTTACTCGACACACATGTTGCTGCAGAAGAATCATTAACCGCAGCTAATACAGAAGATATTCCGGTGGTCGGACTTCTGCCGGGTTCCAGGGACAGGGAAATTGCAAGGCTTCTTCCGGTGATGCTTCAATCCGCAAGGATTTTGCTTAAACGCGATAACAGAATTAAATTTATCATTTCAGCCGCCCTTTCTGTCAAAAGAAAATTCGTGGAAACTATTGTTGAACAACATAGAGGAAATTATGATTTTGAGGTTGTTTCACAACCTGTGGAACGTGTGTTAACAAGGTGCCGACTTGCCGTGGTTGCATCCGGGACAGCCACACTTGAAACCGCAATCTACGGGGTTCCGATGATCATCATATATAGAATATCGCCTCTTACCTACTGGCTTGGCAGGATGCTGGTTCGATCGCGGGTAAAATATTTCGGTTTGGTCAACCTCATCGCGGACCGGGAAATTTCACCTGAGTTGCTGCAGGGTGAAGCTTCACCAGAAAAAATAGCCGATATGGCATTTGAAATATTAAACGATGCTTCCCGTCTGGGAAAGATGAAAAGTGATCTTTTAGCGCTAAAAGATATGCTGGGAGGGCCGGGCGCATCATTGCGTGTGGCCAATATTGCTTTGAATATGCTGGAAAAATCTGAAACCAATGCTGAAAATAAAAGACAGACATAG
- a CDS encoding ABC transporter ATP-binding protein — MLKIKDRHRRLITMIKDSWPVLFMAMGCMLVMSAATSAAAYLIKPALDDVFINKDVRMLKLIPAAIIIVYFLRSVAMYGQDYLMSYVGQNIIRRLRNTLYNRIQDLPLSFFQKEKTGVLMSRVTNDVNIIKAMVSVAVTGSLRDCFTIVGLTVVIFYQIWELALIAFIVLPVSFYPIVIFGRKVRKVSTGCQEAMADMSSFLHETFAGNKIVKAFGMEDHEKKRFFEKTRRLLRLEMKEVRARAISSPINLFLGGVGAAIVIWYGGSKVIAGDYTTGTFISFLAAVLLLYAPIKNLSKLNNAIQQGLAATDRVFDIIERKSEVRESKNPVIIKPGPHSVAFKNVSFKYEKEMVLKEININAEAGEILALVGMSGGGKTSLVNLIPRFYDVTKGSILIDGTDIKDCSILSLREQIAIVTQDPILFNDTIKNNITYGKRNASNEEIERAAKAAYAYDFIQNFPDKFDTTIGELGGRLSGGEKQRICIARALLKDAPILILDEATSSLDTEAEMLVQKALENLMKGRTTFVIAHRLSTISYAHRIVVIVNGKIVEEGKHDELLENHGEFHKLYQMQFANGNMKRHA; from the coding sequence ATGCTGAAAATAAAAGACAGACATAGACGTTTAATAACTATGATAAAAGACAGCTGGCCTGTCCTGTTTATGGCAATGGGGTGCATGCTTGTTATGTCTGCAGCCACTTCTGCCGCTGCTTATTTAATTAAGCCTGCGTTGGATGATGTGTTTATTAATAAGGATGTCAGGATGCTGAAGCTGATTCCGGCAGCTATAATCATTGTTTATTTTCTTCGCAGTGTGGCAATGTATGGTCAGGATTATTTAATGAGCTATGTGGGGCAAAACATCATACGACGTCTTAGAAACACTTTATACAACCGTATCCAGGATCTTCCGCTCTCTTTTTTTCAAAAGGAAAAGACCGGCGTTTTAATGTCTCGGGTGACCAACGATGTAAATATTATAAAAGCCATGGTTTCTGTTGCTGTCACAGGATCACTCAGGGACTGTTTTACCATAGTAGGACTGACGGTTGTTATTTTTTACCAGATCTGGGAACTGGCACTTATCGCATTTATCGTTTTGCCGGTTTCCTTTTATCCCATAGTTATCTTTGGAAGAAAGGTGCGCAAGGTCAGTACAGGATGCCAGGAAGCCATGGCTGATATGAGCTCTTTTCTGCATGAAACCTTTGCGGGAAATAAAATTGTCAAGGCTTTCGGAATGGAGGACCATGAAAAAAAACGATTTTTTGAAAAGACCCGCAGACTTTTAAGGCTTGAAATGAAGGAAGTCAGAGCCAGGGCGATATCGAGTCCCATCAATTTATTTTTAGGCGGAGTGGGGGCCGCTATAGTGATTTGGTATGGGGGATCAAAAGTCATTGCAGGAGATTATACAACCGGTACCTTTATTTCCTTCCTGGCGGCTGTTTTATTATTATATGCGCCGATAAAAAATTTAAGTAAACTGAACAATGCCATTCAACAGGGACTGGCTGCAACTGACCGGGTTTTTGATATTATCGAGAGGAAATCGGAGGTCAGAGAATCAAAAAATCCTGTGATAATAAAGCCGGGTCCTCACAGTGTTGCATTTAAAAATGTCTCTTTTAAATATGAAAAAGAGATGGTTCTTAAAGAGATTAACATCAATGCCGAGGCCGGAGAGATTCTGGCGCTGGTGGGTATGAGCGGCGGCGGCAAGACATCACTGGTTAATTTAATCCCCAGGTTTTATGACGTCACCAAAGGCTCTATCCTGATTGACGGAACAGACATTAAGGATTGTTCCATCTTGTCACTCCGTGAACAGATCGCCATTGTAACTCAGGACCCCATCCTTTTTAACGATACCATTAAAAACAACATCACATATGGTAAGCGAAATGCATCGAATGAAGAAATAGAGCGTGCGGCCAAGGCAGCCTATGCGTATGATTTTATACAAAATTTCCCGGATAAATTTGACACAACCATCGGGGAACTGGGCGGGCGTCTGTCAGGCGGAGAAAAACAGCGTATCTGTATTGCTCGGGCTTTATTAAAGGATGCTCCCATATTAATCCTTGACGAAGCTACCTCTTCATTGGATACCGAAGCCGAGATGCTGGTTCAAAAGGCCCTTGAGAACCTGATGAAAGGGCGTACCACCTTTGTCATTGCACACAGATTGTCTACCATCAGTTATGCTCACCGGATTGTGGTGATTGTAAATGGTAAAATCGTGGAAGAAGGAAAACATGACGAGTTACTTGAAAACCATGGAGAGTTTCATAAACTCTACCAGATGCAATTTGCCAATGGGAATATGAAGCGCCATGCTTGA
- the lptF gene encoding LPS export ABC transporter permease LptF, with protein sequence MKINSIINRYLFTEMMTPFAINLVFFTFIFLMAEMLKITDLIVNYGVGMIVIVTMLVYSTPYFLVYVIPMSVMMAVLLTFMRMSGDNEIIALKTGGVSIYRLLPPVILFCLAGCLLTAFMAVYGQPWGRLAVKKLTFKIVSSHLDVGLKERTFNDSFKDVMFYVNEIDSKTRTLIDVFIEDKRAKNVASTVVAPKGRLFSEPDGLVYHLRLYDGIINQADIASKSAHSIKFQTYDIRLDLKKNIKTARLRGKSRKEMSLDELLNYLRDAPSKNERYYKALMELHKKFSISIACLTLGLLAVSLGIQSRSSKTSYGLVLGLAFFLIYYLLLSFGLVFGETGAYPPVIGMWVPNYVIGGLGLYFLTRTAVERPVRIDFLAFFIKRFNSVFSR encoded by the coding sequence ATGAAAATCAACTCAATTATAAACAGATATCTATTTACAGAAATGATGACTCCTTTTGCCATCAACTTGGTGTTTTTTACCTTTATTTTTTTAATGGCGGAAATGCTTAAGATCACAGATCTGATTGTAAATTACGGTGTTGGAATGATTGTCATTGTTACGATGCTGGTGTATTCTACGCCTTATTTTCTCGTATATGTGATACCCATGTCTGTCATGATGGCTGTTTTGCTTACTTTCATGCGGATGTCGGGAGACAATGAGATCATTGCACTAAAAACCGGTGGTGTAAGCATTTACCGGCTGCTTCCACCTGTTATACTGTTTTGTCTCGCAGGATGTTTGCTGACCGCATTTATGGCTGTTTATGGTCAGCCGTGGGGAAGGCTGGCTGTTAAAAAGCTTACATTTAAAATTGTTTCATCCCATCTGGATGTGGGACTCAAAGAAAGAACTTTTAATGACAGTTTTAAAGATGTGATGTTTTATGTGAATGAAATCGATTCAAAAACCAGAACACTCATTGATGTTTTTATTGAAGATAAACGTGCAAAAAACGTTGCAAGCACAGTTGTTGCCCCTAAAGGGAGACTCTTCAGTGAGCCGGACGGGCTTGTTTATCACTTAAGACTTTATGACGGCATTATTAATCAGGCCGATATTGCCAGCAAGTCGGCACACTCTATAAAATTCCAGACTTACGATATACGCCTTGATCTTAAAAAAAATATAAAAACTGCAAGATTGAGGGGCAAGAGCAGAAAAGAGATGAGTCTAGATGAATTGCTAAATTATTTAAGGGATGCGCCAAGTAAAAATGAAAGATATTATAAGGCGTTAATGGAATTGCATAAAAAATTTTCCATTTCAATTGCCTGTTTGACCCTTGGACTTCTCGCTGTTTCTTTGGGCATTCAGTCAAGGTCTTCAAAAACATCCTACGGTCTGGTGCTCGGCCTGGCGTTTTTTCTGATTTATTATTTATTGCTGTCGTTTGGGTTGGTTTTTGGTGAAACAGGTGCTTATCCGCCGGTGATCGGAATGTGGGTTCCCAATTACGTCATAGGGGGGCTCGGGCTATATTTTCTGACCAGGACGGCAGTTGAACGTCCGGTGAGAATTGATTTCTTAGCATTTTTTATAAAAAGGTTCAATTCTGTATTCTCAAGATAA